The nucleotide window TCATCGGACACGCGCGCAGTTCCGACGGACGCGACTGGGAGTACACGGGCGTGGTACTCGAGAAGGACGTCCACACGTCCTTCCCGCTCGTCTGGAAGTGGCGAGGGGAGTACTACATGTGCCCGCCCTCGGGCCGGGACGTCGAACTCTGGCGGGCGCGGTCGTTCCCCGACGACTGGGAGTTCCTGGGGAACGTCGTCGAGACGGACTACTACCCCCACGACCCGGTCATCTTCCGGTACCACGACCGCTGGTGGCTGTTCACCGACCGCGACTACCGCGACGTGATGGCCTTCCACAGCGAGGACCTGGAGTCCACGGGCTGGGAACCACACGAGGGAAACCCCCTTGTGACCGACCGGTTGGAGGGCGCGCGACACGCCGGACGGCCCGTCGTCGTCGGGGACCGACCCTACCTGTTCCGCATGGACCTGCGGGACGAGTACGGCGACAAGGTCCGGGGGTACGAGGTCACCGACCTCACCACGACGACGTACGCGGACCGCGAACTCCCCGAGTCGCCCGTCCTCTCCGAGCGTGGCGTCGGCTGGAACGCGGAGGCCATGCACCACTTCGACCCCTGGTGGGACGGTGACGGCTGGGTCTGCGCGGTCGACGGCGAGCGCGGCGGGTCGCCGGAGGGGAGGTACTCCATCGGCCTCTACTACGTGCCGGCGGACACGTCACCGCGCCGGTCCCGCCTCCCCGCCGACCGCTCGCGGACGGCCGCTTACTACACGTTCGACGGACACGAGGGGGTCGCCGTCGACCAGCGGGGGAACCGGCGCCCGGGCGTCGTCTTCGACGCGGAGGCGCGGTCGGTCGACGGTGTTCCCGGGCGGGCGTTCACCGACGCCGCGAGCCGGGTCGTGTTCCCGTACACGTACGAGTCGGCGCTGGACGCCGACGCCTTCTCGCTCGTGGCGTACGCGCGACCCGCGACCCCCGGTCGGAACCGGACGCTCCTCGAGTACGGGAAGTACGACGGCGAGACCAACCTCCGGGTCGAACGGAACGGGGACGCGTCGTGGACAGTCACGGCAGCTGGCTGGGACGACGACGTCTCGTTCACCGCCGACGGGGACGCGGGCGACGGAACGGCGACGCAGGTGGCGCTGACGTACGTGCGGGGGAGTGGGTTCAGATTCTACGCGGACGGGGTCGAACGCGGCCGGGGAGGCGACCCCGGGTCGGTGGTCGAGTACAACGACTACCTCGTCCTCGGTGGCGACCGGCTCGGCGAGACGCCGTGGTTCGGGTGGATCGGTTCGTTCGGCGTCTACACCGCCGCGCTGACCGGGGCGGAACTCGACGCGATGGACGCGGAGCTCCGGACCGGGTAGCCGACCGACCGTCGAGTCGGGGCCCGGGGTCCGGACGGTTCGAGACCCGTCCTCCCGCTCGGTGGCGGTCGGGGTCCTCGGCGGCGGTCGACGGACCCCGTGGCCTACCCGAATCTGCTCCGGAGCTTCTGGCGGATGCCGCGGAGGAACACTCCCGGGTCGTCGAGGTGGGTGTAGTCGAAGTAGGGGTGGCGGTAGAACGACGAGAGCATCTCCCTGGCGGTCTCGACGAGGCCCGGCGGGTCGACGTACGGGGACTCGTCGCGGAGGACGCTGACGAGGTAGCCGAGTTCGCCGCGGAGCGAGTGGCTCCCCCGGTCGAGTTCGTAGCTCGGATCGATCTCGTCGGCCCGCCCGGTCGCCTGGAGCCAGTAGTAGTACGGGAAGTCCGCGCCGGCGTGGACCGTCGAGGGGAGCGACTGCCACATGCGGGGGTTGATCTCGGTGAGCACGAACTCGCCCGTCTCCTCGTGTTGCATGTACTCGATGCAGGCGAGGCCGTGCCAGTCGAGTTCGGCGAGCAGGTCCCGGGCGACTCGTTCGAGTTCCGGGATGTACACCGACCGGCGGTAGACGCCGCCGCCGCCGACGTAGGAGTCGCCGCGGATCTGTCGGTGCTGGAACGTCGCCAGCGGCTCGCCGTGGTCGTACAACCCGGCGAACATGTACTCGTCCGCCTTCGGCACGAACTCCTGGACGATGGGGACGTGGCGCATCGTCTCGCGGAGGGCGTCGACGTCCGGCGTCTCGCCGGGGCGGAGGTGGGTCACGTCCTTCGCCGTGTCGGCCTCCCCGGGCGGGAACGAGTCGACGTACGCGTCGGTGAGGAGGTTGTACCGCGACTTGACGATGAGGTCGTCGCTCCAGTCGTCGACCTCGTCGAGCGTGCGGGTCTCGGGCGCGGGGACGCCGGCGGCCTCGGCGGCCTCGGCGAGCAGCATCCGGTCCGCGACGCGCTCCAGCGAGTCGAGCGACGGCACCACGAGATCGAGGTGCTCGTCGAACTCGTCCTCGTACCGGGAGAACACGTACGCGTCCTCCTCGCGGAGGGGGATGGCCGTTCGGACGTCGTCGCGGGCGGCGACCTCCAGGAGGGCGTCCTTGTAGGCTAGCAGGTCCTCGCGCGGCGGCGGGAGTTCCACCCGTTCGTGGCAGAACCGGGACGCGAACACGGGCGGGTACGCGTGCTCCGACGCGACGACGGTGTTGATCCCGCGGGTACCGAGCGAGCGCACGCATGGGTAACTGCTCTCCGGCCCGAGTTCGGTCGAAAGGAGCACCGACTCGGACCCGTCCGGAGTATCGGTCGTGTCGTCCGGCGAATTACCAGGTGACATGTTCTAGACGTTTTGGCTCGGTGTTCGGAGCGGACGAACCTCTCAATCGCACTCTATGTCCATGATTCTACGACTGTCATGAGGGTGTCGATGGTTCAGATCGATGAACGAAAGTTGAAAGGTCCCTATCCTCCGGTAGGGTAGTCGTACTCGAAGCGGGAGGGACGTGGGACGGAATAGCGGAACGTTACGAGCCGTCAGCGCGCACGAATACGGCGAACGCTCCCCCACAGGTGGCGCGGTCGACCGGGGCGGCCGTGAGTGAGCGTCTCCCCGACCCAGCGAGGGCGGTGCATCGTCGTGCGCCGCAGTTGGACGGGCGTATACGGGGATACGGACAGCATAACCAAGAGGGGGTGGGCGATGGGCGTCGCGCGACACCCGTCGACCGACCGGTGGTCACCTCGCGCGCACGATCGTTCAGCGGCGCCAGCGGTGACGCGGGTGGACCCACGCCCACCCGTCTACCGCCTCGCTCCGGAGGTAGTCGCCCTTCCGCCGGTGGCCGTCGGTGTCGACCGCACCGAGTTCCCCGAGGCCCGCAGCGTCGAACGTGGTGACCGCGACGCCGTGGAGCATGTTGTCCCAGAACACCGCGCGCTCGCAACACTCGGTGAGTCCGAGCAGTTCCCTGCGACCCTCGTCGGCGTCGAGGAGGTGTCGAGTCGTGGCGATGGCGTCCGTGGCGGTC belongs to Halorarum halophilum and includes:
- a CDS encoding glucosamine inositolphosphorylceramide transferase family protein; translated protein: MVASALGLLGGCAGSAGFGEPSSTRTRTPTRETETTPSPTPEPVDSGRTIPPVTHPETRGPPLAPGPLPGVENPVLTPDDVTDFGDVSLVADPFLFVEDGEWHLLFEVYNEDRDPDAVIGHARSSDGRDWEYTGVVLEKDVHTSFPLVWKWRGEYYMCPPSGRDVELWRARSFPDDWEFLGNVVETDYYPHDPVIFRYHDRWWLFTDRDYRDVMAFHSEDLESTGWEPHEGNPLVTDRLEGARHAGRPVVVGDRPYLFRMDLRDEYGDKVRGYEVTDLTTTTYADRELPESPVLSERGVGWNAEAMHHFDPWWDGDGWVCAVDGERGGSPEGRYSIGLYYVPADTSPRRSRLPADRSRTAAYYTFDGHEGVAVDQRGNRRPGVVFDAEARSVDGVPGRAFTDAASRVVFPYTYESALDADAFSLVAYARPATPGRNRTLLEYGKYDGETNLRVERNGDASWTVTAAGWDDDVSFTADGDAGDGTATQVALTYVRGSGFRFYADGVERGRGGDPGSVVEYNDYLVLGGDRLGETPWFGWIGSFGVYTAALTGAELDAMDAELRTG
- a CDS encoding carboxylate--amine ligase, with the translated sequence MSPGNSPDDTTDTPDGSESVLLSTELGPESSYPCVRSLGTRGINTVVASEHAYPPVFASRFCHERVELPPPREDLLAYKDALLEVAARDDVRTAIPLREEDAYVFSRYEDEFDEHLDLVVPSLDSLERVADRMLLAEAAEAAGVPAPETRTLDEVDDWSDDLIVKSRYNLLTDAYVDSFPPGEADTAKDVTHLRPGETPDVDALRETMRHVPIVQEFVPKADEYMFAGLYDHGEPLATFQHRQIRGDSYVGGGGVYRRSVYIPELERVARDLLAELDWHGLACIEYMQHEETGEFVLTEINPRMWQSLPSTVHAGADFPYYYWLQATGRADEIDPSYELDRGSHSLRGELGYLVSVLRDESPYVDPPGLVETAREMLSSFYRHPYFDYTHLDDPGVFLRGIRQKLRSRFG